CACAGTTCGGAGGCCCAATGAGAGCGATTGTCCGGATCTGGCCCTTGTGCGATGCAGACAGGGGCGGTGCCGTCAGAACGGCGGCATTCGATTCCGCAGGGGTACAGCAGGAGCTCATTGAACTTTCTCGATGGGGGTCATGAAGAGATGGCGGGCGGTCTCACGGCGTAATGCAACCTCAATGCCATCAACCCGATAGACGGTGGGATCACCTCCGGGAGCGCGCCGCAGGACGTGGACGCCAGCCCCGGGCAGAAAGCCCATATGCGCGAGGTGATCGCCTACCTCTTCCGGCAACTCGACCCGCTCCAAACGACCGTGCTGGCCCACCTTCATCTCACTGAGGCACATCTTTTTCCACCTAATTCAGTCTACATTAGTCCGAATTCAGATGGTCAGATGTTTTCATCGAAAGGAAAGATTCAGCAACTGAATGGGATACTCTAGCGGACGCCCCACTTCAGCTTCGTGCGCAGGACATCGAAGAGCCCCGTGTCGTACTGCTGAATCAGCCGGACGGCATGCTGCGAACGACGGCAGTGGAGTTCATCCCCAACCTCCAGAGCAACGGCCTCCTGACCGTCGACGGTGAGATATGTCTGGTCGGCGATGCCCTCTACCTTGATCTGAATCTCGGAGTCTCCATGCACCACGATCGGGCGGATGGTCAGAAGATGCGGACAGATCGCATTGACGATCATGGCATTGACGTCCGGCATGACGATGGGACCGTTGGCCGCAAGTGAGTAGGCCG
This genomic window from Terriglobus albidus contains:
- a CDS encoding FeoA family protein yields the protein MCLSEMKVGQHGRLERVELPEEVGDHLAHMGFLPGAGVHVLRRAPGGDPTVYRVDGIEVALRRETARHLFMTPIEKVQ